The Panicum virgatum strain AP13 chromosome 5K, P.virgatum_v5, whole genome shotgun sequence genome has a window encoding:
- the LOC120707334 gene encoding kinesin-like protein KIN-8A, with protein sequence MPVATRSRVTAACVGGVGGEGAQAWGSASAAPAPRDGVASYHHGLKERMLALTLQHQQLVATAQAGGAAARQHRRSIRSPSAAEVVNDENAKNAEEEEDQGGGVARRHHDDSPRVPEAAVLRENVAPPQPRASFNSKYSRVVVFPRSAEPQEKDPIKKAVRVPVLPAPPTRKLSLGGVVGFKAATEVGAGTAEAAENRILVFVRLRPMSRKEEAGSRSCVKIVNKKEVYLTEYASENDYLRLKRVRGRHFCFDSAFPDSTTQAEIYNTSTADLVEGVLQGRNGTVFCYGATGAGKTYTMLGTMESPGVMVLAIKDLFSKVRQRSYDGNHSIQLSYLEIYNETVRDLLSPGRPLHLREDKQGTVAAGLTQYRAYSTDEVMKLLQQGNKNRTTEPTRVNETSSRSHAILQVIVEYRFMDGVSIVTRVGKLSLIDLAGSERALATDQRTQRSIEGANINRSLLALSNCINALVEGKKHIPYRNSKLTQLLKDSLGGSCNTVMIANISPSNLTFGETQNTLHWADRAKEIKTKALTIANEEVLNVPDSETDQAKLLLELQKENSVLREQLVKQQQKLLTVQAQSLASNTSPQQSPVPSSHVSTPCSTQRKVKRSILAGNCFNTPDSKRPAADYAKVGELQRKVKTLEAEIEKMKKQHILQLKQKDEFIRDLINRKASNYCEEATGDRRVITRASLRKAQRDASAAGELKSPSHRFTSPAPTAKKRTFWDIGGNSPSVLAANGRKTRSHVATETPKKGPSMLRQPGFARQRAIN encoded by the exons ATGCCGGTCGCGACGCGGTCGCGGGTCACGGCTGCCTgcgtcggcggcgtcggcggcgagggcgcccAGGCGTGgggctcggcgtcggcggcgccggctccgCGCGATGGCGTGGCTAGCTACCACCACGGGCTCAAGGAGAGGATGCTCGCGCTCACGCTGCAGCACCAGCAGCTGGTCGCCACGGCGCAGGCCGGAGGGGCCGCCGCGCGGCAGCACCGCCGCAGCATCCGGTCCCCGAGCGCGGCGGAGGTCGTCAACGACGAGAACGCCAAgaacgccgaggaggaggaggaccagggCGGCGGGGTGGCAAGGCGCCACCATGACGACTCCCCACGCGTCCCCGAGGCCGCGGTGCTGAGGGAGAACGTGGCGCCTCCGCAGCCGCGAGCGTCTTTCAATTCCAAGTACAGCCGCGTCGTCGTGTTCCCGCGGTCGGCGGAGCCGCAGGAGAAGGACCCCATCAAGAAGGCGGTTCGGGTTCCGGTGCTCCCGGCGCCGCCGACAAGGAAGCTGTCGCTGGGAGGCGTCGTAGGCTTCAAGGCTGCAACGGAGGTCGGGGCTGGCACTGCCGAGGCGGCGGAGAACCGAATCCTCGTGTTCGTGAGGCTGCGCCCGATGTcgaggaaggaggaggccgGGTCGAGGAGTTGCGTGAAGATCGTCAACAAAAAGGAAGTGTATCTCACGGAGTACGCCTCCGAGAACGACTACCTCAGGCTGAAGCGCGTGCGTGGCCGCCATTTCTGCTTCGACTCTGCCTTCCCTGATTCGACGACGCAGGCGGAAATCTACAACACCTC AACAGCAGATCTTGTGGAGGGTGTTCTTCAAGGTAGGAATGGGACTGTTTTCTGCTATGGTGCTACAGGGGCCGGCAAGACCTACACCATGCTTGGGACAATGGAAAGCCCAGGCGTTATGGTGCTAGCAATAAAGGATCTGTTCTCCAAGGTGAGGCAGAGGAGCTATGACGGCAACCACTCAATTCAGCTGTCGTACCTTGAGATATACAATGAGACGGTGAGGGACTTGCTGTCTCCTGGTAGACCCCTCCACTTGAGAGAAGATAAGCAG GGAACTGTTGCTGCTGGTCTTACTCAATATAGAGCATATTCCACTGACGAG GTTATGAAATTACTTCAGCAAGGTAACAAGAATCGAACAACTGAACCAACTCGAGTAAACGAGACCTCATCACGCTCCCATGCGATACTGCAG GTTATTGTAGAATATAGATTCATGGATGGAGTTAGCATAGTAACACGAGTTGGAAAATTATCTCTCATAGACCTTGCTGGATCTGAAAGAGCTCTTGCAACTGACCAACGTACACAGAGGTCGATTGAAGGAGCAAACATTAATCGCTCTCTTCTTGCACTCAGCAACTGCATCAATGCCCTTGTGGAGGGGAAGAAGCACATACCATATCGCAATTCCAAGCTGACACAACTCCTGAAGGACTCACTTGGAGGATCCTGCAATACTGTGATGATTGCTAATATTAGCCCCTCCAACCTTACGTTCGGTGAGACGCAGAATACGCTTCATTGGGCTGATCGTGCCAAGGAGATAAAAACAAAG GCACTTACCATTGCGAATGAAGAGGTTCTAAACGTACCAGATTCTGAAACTGATCAAGCGAAGCTATTACTGGAGCTGCAGAAGGAAAATAGTGTCTTGAGGGAGCAACTGGTAAAGCAGCAACAGAAGCTATTGACAGTTCAGGCTCAGTCACTTGCTTCAAACACATCACCACAGCAATCTCCGGTTCCCTCGTCTCACGTTTCAACTCCATGCTCAACTCAAAGAAAGGTCAAGCGATCAATCTTGGCTGGGAACTGCTTCAACACACCAGATTCGAAGAGGCCCGCAGCCGACTACGCAAAGGTTGGGGAGCTCCAGAGGAAAGTGAAGACATTGGAGGCTGAGAtcgagaagatgaagaagcagCACATACTGCAGCTCAAGCAAAAGGACGAGTTCATCCGTGACCTGATCAACAGGAAGGCTTCCAACTACTGTGAAGAGGCAACAGGTGACAGAAGAGTCATCACGAGAGCAAGCCTGCGAAAGGCACAGAGAGATGCATCAGCTGCAGGTGAACTGAAAAGCCCGAGCCACCGGTTCACATCGCCAGCCCCAACTGCGAAGAAGCGTACTTTCTGGGACATTGGAGGCAACAGCCCTTCAGTTCTTGCTGCCAATGGAAGAAAGACTCGAAGCCATGTTGCTACAGAGACACCTAAGAAAGGTCCTTCCATGCTGCGTCAG CCGGGATTTGCACGGCAAAGAGCAATCAATTGA